The nucleotide sequence TGTTCGTGTTCGTGGTAATGATGCTTAACCTCGGCCCGGCGTCGGTCGAACAAGAAAAGAAATGGCTCACCCCCGGGATCTGGATTGGGCCGTCGATTCTCTCGGCGCTGTTGCTGGGGCAGCTGCTGTATGTGCTGTTTACCTCACCCAGCGGGGCGCCCCTCGGCCTGCAAACCGTCGACGCTAAAGCCGTCGGTATCGCCTTGTACGGGCCTTATCTGCTGGTGGTGGAGTTGGCCTCGATGCTGCTGCTCGGCGCGCTGGTGGCGGCTTATCACCTGGGCCGCCACGATGCCAAGGAGCCTACCGCATGAATGCGATCCCGATGGAGCACGGCTTGGCACTCGCCGGCGTGCTGTTTAGCTTGGGCCTGATTGGCCTGATGGTGCGCCGCAACATCCTGTTTATGCTGATGAGCTTAGAAGTGATGATGAATGCCACTGCCCTAGCCTTTATCGTCGCTGGCAGCCGTTGGGGTCAACCTGATGGCCAGGTGATGTTTATTCTGGTGATCACGCTCGCGGCCGCTGAAGCCAGTATTGGCTTGGCAATTCTGTTGCAGCTGTATCGCCGCTTCAACACCCTCGATGTCGACGCTGCCAGCGAGATGCGCGGATGAACCTTCTATTTTTGACCTGTGTGTTTCCGTTGCTGGGCTGGTTTGTACTGGCTTTTTCACGGGGGCGTTTCTCCGAGAACCTGTCGGCATTGATCGGCGTTGGCTCGGTGGGCTTATCGGCCCTAACGGCTGCTTGGGTGATACTGCAGTTCAGCCTCAACCCGCCTGAGGCTGGGGTCTACAGCCAAGTGCTGTGGCAGTGGATGAGCGTTGGCGGCTTTACGCCGAGTTTCACCCTGTATCTGGATGGGCTGTCCCTGACCATGCTCGGTGTGGTTAC is from Pseudomonas sp. TMP9 and encodes:
- the nuoJ gene encoding NADH-quinone oxidoreductase subunit J, which translates into the protein MEFAFYLAAGVAVAATFRVITASNPVHALLYLILSLLAVAMTFFALGAPFAGALEIIVYAGAIMVLFVFVVMMLNLGPASVEQEKKWLTPGIWIGPSILSALLLGQLLYVLFTSPSGAPLGLQTVDAKAVGIALYGPYLLVVELASMLLLGALVAAYHLGRHDAKEPTA
- the nuoK gene encoding NADH-quinone oxidoreductase subunit NuoK; protein product: MNAIPMEHGLALAGVLFSLGLIGLMVRRNILFMLMSLEVMMNATALAFIVAGSRWGQPDGQVMFILVITLAAAEASIGLAILLQLYRRFNTLDVDAASEMRG